Proteins encoded within one genomic window of Festucalex cinctus isolate MCC-2025b chromosome 18, RoL_Fcin_1.0, whole genome shotgun sequence:
- the LOC144006771 gene encoding E3 SUMO-protein ligase ZBED1-like isoform X2 encodes MAKMEKKDSKPFEIGISGAEEGNERADALLPKRGAQSVVWRYFGFKKSDKDQQTIFCKYCLAKVSARGGNTSNLLHHLRRKHLPEYEECMKLRRKSPFYVEISEDENEESDGIVPKRGAQSVVWRYFGFRKSDYNQKTILCTICLTKVAATGGNTSNLLHHLSRKHVSEYEQCVKLKFAPFAPTHPAVGQKSLQDALAKGVPYDRESKRWIDITNAITIHLAKDMVALNTVEKEGFKQMMMTLDPRYEVPSRKYFSQVAIPSLYEKYRAKLEAELGGVRHFAATTDMWFSRTMEPYFGMTIHFISDEWVLQSHCLQTSYFPDDHTGELLAAGLQEALDSWGLPEKKLVAITTDNGENVTKAVELNRWSRLQCFGHRLHLAIEKGLSDERITEAISVCKKIVSTFSSSSKKRKDLTIVQNYLGLPNHVLTVETPSRWGSRQVMIQRVLEQERAISHVLRDDNKCRHLVPSEQDLDVLEAVNKALSPLQDFTDALSGEQYVSVSYLKPVLKLFNESILAEDDDDPQLTKDVKRNILADLNEKYSDPVSDDMLDMASLLDPRFRTKYIDREKVERFMARAVEEIASLTKAQQDPLPVAPEPESDPKPKRRKTLASFFKSQGGAVTEEESIRKELTVYLQTAEVDSDVDPFDWWKCQQANFPRVAKLARQYLCIPATSAPSERAFSTDGNMH; translated from the exons ATGGCCAAAATGGAAAAGAAAGACTCTAAACCATTTGAAATCGGAATTTCAGGAGCAGAAGAAGGAAATGAGCGTGCGGACGCCCTTTTGCCAAAAAGAGGAGCACAGTCTGTGGTTTGGAGATATTTTGGTTTCAAAAAATCAGACAAAGACCAACAAACCATTTTCTGCAAGTACTGCCTTGCTAAAGTTTCGGCCCGTGGCGGCAACACAAGCAATTTGCTCCACCACCTGCGCCGCAAGCACCTTCCGGAATATGAAGAATGCATGAAGTTAAGGAGGAAATCGCCGTTTTACGTTGAAATTTCAGAAGACGAAAATGAGGAAAGCGACGGAATTGTGCCGAAGAGAGGAGCGCAGTCTGTGGTTTGGAGGTATTTCGGTTTCAGAAAATCAGACTAcaatcaaaaaacaattttatgcaCGATTTGCCTTACTAAAGTCGCGGCGACTGGCGGCAACACGAGCAATTTGCTCCACCACCTCAGCCGCAAGCACGTCTCGGAATATGAACAATGTGTTAAGTTAAAGTTTGCGCCCTTCGCCCCCACACATCCGGCGGTGGGCCAAAAATCCCTACAAGACGCGTTGGCCAAGGGGGTCCCCTACGACAGGGAAAGCAAACGCTGGATCGACATCACCAACGCGATCACCATCCACCTCGCCAAGGATATGGTCGCGCTGAATACGGTGGAAAAAGAAGGCTTCAAGCAGATGATGATGACACTGGATCCCAGGTATGAAGTGCCGAGTCGAAAGTACTTCAGCCAAGTGGCAATCCCCAGCTTGTACGAGAAGTACAGAGCCAAGCTGGAAGCGGAGCTGGGGGGCGTCCGCCACTTCGCGGCAACCACCGACATGTGGTTTAGTCGCACGATGGAGCCCTACTTTGGCATGACGATCCACTTTATAAGTGACGAGTGGGTGTTGCAAAGTCACTGTCTGCAGACGAGCTACTTTCCCGATGACCACACCGGAGAGTTGCTTGCTGCGGGCCTGCAGGAGGCGCTCGATTCCTGGGGGCTTCCGGAGAAGAAACTGGTGGCTATCACCACGGACAACGGAGAGAACGTCACGAAAGCTGTGGAACTCAACAGGTGGTCTAGACTCCAGTGCTTCGGTCACAGACTTCACCTGGCCATAG AGAAAGGCTTGAGTGACGAGCGCATAACGGAGGCCATCAGTGTGTGCAAAAAAATAGTGTCCACCTTCTCGTCCTCCAGTAAGAAGCGGAAAGACCTGACCATAGTCCAGAACTACCTGGGTCTTCCCAACCACGTGCTGACGGTGGAGACGCCCAGCAGGTGGGGCTCTCGCCAAGTCATGATCCAACGCGTGCTGGAGCAAGAGCGGGCCATCAGTCATGTTCTGCGAGACGACAACAAATGCCGCCACTTGGTCCCCAGCGAGCAAGACCTGGACGTCCTGGAGGCCGTCAACAAGGCCTTGAGTCCGCTCCAGGACTTCACCGACGCCCTGTCAGGCGAGCAATACGTCAGCGTCTCCTACCTCAAGCCGGTGCTCAAGCTCTTCAACGAGTCCATCCTGgccgaggacgacgacgaccctCAGCTGACCAAGGACGTGAAGCGGAACATCCTGGCCGACTTGAACGAGAAGTATTCCGACCCGGTCAGTGACGACATGCTCGACATGGCGTCGCTTCTCGATCCGCGTTTCCGGACCAAGTATATCGACAGAGAAAAGGTGGAGCGCTTTATGGCCAGAGCGGTCGAAGAGATCGCCTCGCTAACGAAGGCTCAACAGGATCCGCTCCCGGTGGCCCCGGAACCCGAATCGGACCCGAAGCCGAAAAGGAGAAAGACTTTGGCCAGCTTTTTCAAAAGTCAGGGCGGCGCGGTGACGGAAGAAGAAAGCATCAGAAAGGAGCTGACGGTTTACTTGCAGACGGCCGAGGTGGACAGCGACGTGGACCCGTTTGACTGGTGGAAATGCCAGCAGGCCAATTTCCCCCGTGTGGCCAAGCTGGCGCGGCAGTATCTGTGCATCCCCGCCACCAGCGCGCCGTCCGAGCGAGCGTTCAGCACCGACGGCAACATG CACTAG
- the LOC144006770 gene encoding short transient receptor potential channel 6-like, giving the protein MNHRQTATASAPSPDSPRARSRDNLLAYDDFSEDNRWFGHSQLLARVSAVKRRQALRGPVHMFTAPSVGPSEVEQRFLEAAEYGNIPEVRRMLLHVPHLNVNTVNYMGQNALQLAVANEHLEVTELLLARPDLARVGDALLLAISKGYIRITEALLAHPSFRDAHRLTASPAQVDLLDDFYAYDEDGTRFSHDVTPVILAAHCQEYEIVHTLLSKGARIDPPHDYFCGCNSCNYQQQFDSFSHSRSRINAYRGLASPAYLSLSSEDPVLAALELSNELAMLANIEKEFKNDYCRLSSQCKDFVVGLLDLCRSTEEVEAILNGEIDDGDSYDPPGRPSLTRLKLAIKYELKKFVAHPNCQQQLLSIWYENLPGLRQQTTAIKLLVVLAVAMGLPGLALAYWIAPCSRVGRVMRSPFMKFVAHASSFTIFLGLLILNAADRFAGTTLLPNMTHLNVPEADANPMLLYRMTTTPFTWMEILIISWVMGMIWAEVKEIWSLGPGEYLVEPWNFLDFGMLAIFLASFSCRFSALRHASFAQTCVDKHYTNVTNDTLPPEILYFTLARIHWLPSDPQLVSEGLYAVAVVLSFSRIAYILPANESFGPLQISLGRTVKDIFKFMVIFLLVFLAFMIGMFNLYSYYLGVKQNDAFTTLEESFKTLFWAIFGLSEVRSVVINNGHKFIENIGYVLYGIYNVTMVIVLLNMLIAMINSSFQEIEDDADVEWKFARAKLWFSYFEEGRTLPVPFNLVPSPKSILGLSKCVKSLVLQYFRGKNEDKHETQLNKMGEGKNSAFSGSARPSRYQKIMKRLIKRYIIKARADRESDEITEGELKEIKQDISSLRYELLEEKSQNTETLDELMRRLGDITTTTS; this is encoded by the exons ATGAACCACAGGCAGACGGCGACGGCAAGCGCTCCCAGCCCCGACAGCCCGCGAGCCAGAAGCCGCGATAACCTGCTGGCATACGATGACTTCTCCGAGGATAACCGATGGTTTGG CCACAGCCAACTACTGGCTCGCGTCAGCGCCGTTAAGCGCCGGCAGGCCCTGAGGGGTCCGGTCCACATGTTCACTGCGCCGTCCGTGGGCCCGTCCGAAGTGGAGCAGCGCTTCCTGGAGGCGGCTGAGTACGGCAACATCCCCGAGGTGCGCCGCATGCTGCTGCACGTGCCACACCTGAACGTCAACACAGTCAACTACATGGGTCAGAACGCCCTGCAGTTGGCTGTGGCCAACGAGCACCTAGAGGTCACGGAGCTGCTGCTGGCCAGGCCAGACTTGGCCCGGGTGGGAGACGCTCTCCTCTTGGCCATCA GTAAGGGTTACATCCGCATCACAGAGGCTCTGCTGGCACACCCTTCGTTCAGAGATGCCCATCGATTGACAGCAAGCCCCGCTCAAGTGGACTTGTTGGATGACTTCTACGCTTATGACGAGGACGGGACGAG GTTCTCTCACGATGTAACTCCTGTGATCCTGGCGGCGCACTGCCAGGAATACGAGATCGTCCACACCCTCCTGAGTAAAGGGGCTCGCATCGACCCGCCGCACGACTACTTTTGCGGCTGCAACTCGTGCAACTACCAGCAGCAGTTTGACTCCTTCAGCCACTCGCGCTCTCGCATCAACGCCTACCGCGGGCTGGCCAGTCCAGCTTACCTCTCCCTGTCCAGCGAGGATCCGGTGCTGGCTGCACTGGAGCTCAGCAATGAGCTGGCCATGCTGGCCAACATTGAGAAGGAGTTTaag AACGACTATTGCCGCTTATCCAGCCAGTGCAAGGACTTCGTGGTGGGCCTCCTGGACCTGTGCCGCAGCACCGAGGAGGTGGAGGCCATACTGAATGGAGAAATCGACGACGGAGACAGCTACGACCCGCCCGGTCGCCCTTCCCTCACACGCCTCAAGTTAGCCATCAAATACGAACTGAAAAAG TTTGTGGCCCATCCCAACTGCCAGCAGCAGCTACTAAGTATCTGGTATGAGAACCTACCCGGGCTCAGGCAACAGACCACCGCTATCAAACTACTGGTGGTCTTGGCCGTGGCTATGGGACTACCAGGGTTGGCTTTGGCCTACTGGATCGCGCCATGCAGCAGA GTGGGGAGGGTGATGAGAAGCCCCTTCATGAAGTTCGTGGCACATGCCTCGTCGTTCACCATCTTCCTGGGCCTGCTGATCCTGAACGCCGCAGATCGTTTTGCAGGGACCACATTGTTGCCCAACATGACCCACCTTAATGTGCCAGAAGCGGACGCGAACCCAATGCTGCTGTACCGCATGACAACAACGCCCTTCACATGGATGGAGATCCTCATCATCTCATGGGTCATGG GTATGATCTGGGCCGAGGTGAAGGAGATCTGGAGTCTGGGGCCTGGAGAATACCTGGTGGAACCATGGAACTTTCTGGACTTTGGGATGCTGGCGATCTTCCTGGCATCCTTCAGTTGTCGTTTCTCCGCCCTGAGACATGCCAGCTTTGCTCAGACTTGCGTAGATAAGCATTACACCAACGTGACAAACGACACACTGCCGCCAGAGATACTCTACTTCACGCTGG CACGTATTCACTGGTTGCCGTCGGACCCCCAACTAGTGTCCGAGGGTCTGTACGCAGTGGCGGTGGTGCTGAGCTTCTCCCGGATCGCGTACATCCTCCCGGCCAATGAGAGCTTCGGGCCTCTGCAGATCTCTCTGGGCAGGACGGTTAAGGACATTTTCAAGTTCATGGTCATCTTCCTGCTGGTGTTTTTGGCCTTCATGATCGGCATGTTCAACCTGTATTCCTACTACCTCGGTGTCAAGCAGAACGACGCGTTTACCAC CCTAGAGGAGAGCTTTAAGACGTTGTTCTGGGCCATATTCGGACTGTCTGAAGTCCGCTCGGTAGTCATCAACAACGGGCACAAGTTCATCGAGAACATTGGTTACGTGCTGTACGGCATTTACAACGTCACTATGGTCATCGTGCTGCTCAACATGCTCATCGCCATGATCAACAGCTCCTTCCAGGAGATCGAG GATGACGCCGACGTGGAATGGAAGTTCGCCAGAGCCAAACTGTGGTTTTCCTACTTTGAGGAGGGACGAACACTACCGGTGCCTTTCAACCTGGTTCCGAGTCCCAAGTCAATCCTGGGTCTGTCCAAATGTGTCAAGTCTCTAGTGCTGCAATATTTCAGAGGAAAAAATGAGGACAAACATGAGACACAACTTAACAAG atGGGAGAAGGGAAAAATTCAGCATTCAGTGGTTCCGCACGTCCCTCCAGATACCAG AAGATCATGAAGCGTCTGATCAAGCGTTACATCATCAAAGCTCGAGCTGACCGGGAGAGCGATGAAATCACGGAAG GCGAGTTGAAGGAAATCAAGCAAGACATCTCCAGCCTCCGCTACGAACTTTTGGAAGAGAAGTCTCAGAACACGGAGACGCTGGACGAGCTGATGAGGAGACTTGGGGACATCACCACAACAACCTCATGA
- the LOC144006771 gene encoding E3 SUMO-protein ligase ZBED1-like isoform X1 has protein sequence MAKMEKKDSKPFEIGISGAEEGNERADALLPKRGAQSVVWRYFGFKKSDKDQQTIFCKYCLAKVSARGGNTSNLLHHLRRKHLPEYEECMKLRRKSPFYVEISEDENEESDGIVPKRGAQSVVWRYFGFRKSDYNQKTILCTICLTKVAATGGNTSNLLHHLSRKHVSEYEQCVKLKFAPFAPTHPAVGQKSLQDALAKGVPYDRESKRWIDITNAITIHLAKDMVALNTVEKEGFKQMMMTLDPRYEVPSRKYFSQVAIPSLYEKYRAKLEAELGGVRHFAATTDMWFSRTMEPYFGMTIHFISDEWVLQSHCLQTSYFPDDHTGELLAAGLQEALDSWGLPEKKLVAITTDNGENVTKAVELNRWSRLQCFGHRLHLAIEKGLSDERITEAISVCKKIVSTFSSSSKKRKDLTIVQNYLGLPNHVLTVETPSRWGSRQVMIQRVLEQERAISHVLRDDNKCRHLVPSEQDLDVLEAVNKALSPLQDFTDALSGEQYVSVSYLKPVLKLFNESILAEDDDDPQLTKDVKRNILADLNEKYSDPVSDDMLDMASLLDPRFRTKYIDREKVERFMARAVEEIASLTKAQQDPLPVAPEPESDPKPKRRKTLASFFKSQGGAVTEEESIRKELTVYLQTAEVDSDVDPFDWWKCQQANFPRVAKLARQYLCIPATSAPSERAFSTDGNMVTCHRAALKPDAVDRLVFLAQNL, from the exons ATGGCCAAAATGGAAAAGAAAGACTCTAAACCATTTGAAATCGGAATTTCAGGAGCAGAAGAAGGAAATGAGCGTGCGGACGCCCTTTTGCCAAAAAGAGGAGCACAGTCTGTGGTTTGGAGATATTTTGGTTTCAAAAAATCAGACAAAGACCAACAAACCATTTTCTGCAAGTACTGCCTTGCTAAAGTTTCGGCCCGTGGCGGCAACACAAGCAATTTGCTCCACCACCTGCGCCGCAAGCACCTTCCGGAATATGAAGAATGCATGAAGTTAAGGAGGAAATCGCCGTTTTACGTTGAAATTTCAGAAGACGAAAATGAGGAAAGCGACGGAATTGTGCCGAAGAGAGGAGCGCAGTCTGTGGTTTGGAGGTATTTCGGTTTCAGAAAATCAGACTAcaatcaaaaaacaattttatgcaCGATTTGCCTTACTAAAGTCGCGGCGACTGGCGGCAACACGAGCAATTTGCTCCACCACCTCAGCCGCAAGCACGTCTCGGAATATGAACAATGTGTTAAGTTAAAGTTTGCGCCCTTCGCCCCCACACATCCGGCGGTGGGCCAAAAATCCCTACAAGACGCGTTGGCCAAGGGGGTCCCCTACGACAGGGAAAGCAAACGCTGGATCGACATCACCAACGCGATCACCATCCACCTCGCCAAGGATATGGTCGCGCTGAATACGGTGGAAAAAGAAGGCTTCAAGCAGATGATGATGACACTGGATCCCAGGTATGAAGTGCCGAGTCGAAAGTACTTCAGCCAAGTGGCAATCCCCAGCTTGTACGAGAAGTACAGAGCCAAGCTGGAAGCGGAGCTGGGGGGCGTCCGCCACTTCGCGGCAACCACCGACATGTGGTTTAGTCGCACGATGGAGCCCTACTTTGGCATGACGATCCACTTTATAAGTGACGAGTGGGTGTTGCAAAGTCACTGTCTGCAGACGAGCTACTTTCCCGATGACCACACCGGAGAGTTGCTTGCTGCGGGCCTGCAGGAGGCGCTCGATTCCTGGGGGCTTCCGGAGAAGAAACTGGTGGCTATCACCACGGACAACGGAGAGAACGTCACGAAAGCTGTGGAACTCAACAGGTGGTCTAGACTCCAGTGCTTCGGTCACAGACTTCACCTGGCCATAG AGAAAGGCTTGAGTGACGAGCGCATAACGGAGGCCATCAGTGTGTGCAAAAAAATAGTGTCCACCTTCTCGTCCTCCAGTAAGAAGCGGAAAGACCTGACCATAGTCCAGAACTACCTGGGTCTTCCCAACCACGTGCTGACGGTGGAGACGCCCAGCAGGTGGGGCTCTCGCCAAGTCATGATCCAACGCGTGCTGGAGCAAGAGCGGGCCATCAGTCATGTTCTGCGAGACGACAACAAATGCCGCCACTTGGTCCCCAGCGAGCAAGACCTGGACGTCCTGGAGGCCGTCAACAAGGCCTTGAGTCCGCTCCAGGACTTCACCGACGCCCTGTCAGGCGAGCAATACGTCAGCGTCTCCTACCTCAAGCCGGTGCTCAAGCTCTTCAACGAGTCCATCCTGgccgaggacgacgacgaccctCAGCTGACCAAGGACGTGAAGCGGAACATCCTGGCCGACTTGAACGAGAAGTATTCCGACCCGGTCAGTGACGACATGCTCGACATGGCGTCGCTTCTCGATCCGCGTTTCCGGACCAAGTATATCGACAGAGAAAAGGTGGAGCGCTTTATGGCCAGAGCGGTCGAAGAGATCGCCTCGCTAACGAAGGCTCAACAGGATCCGCTCCCGGTGGCCCCGGAACCCGAATCGGACCCGAAGCCGAAAAGGAGAAAGACTTTGGCCAGCTTTTTCAAAAGTCAGGGCGGCGCGGTGACGGAAGAAGAAAGCATCAGAAAGGAGCTGACGGTTTACTTGCAGACGGCCGAGGTGGACAGCGACGTGGACCCGTTTGACTGGTGGAAATGCCAGCAGGCCAATTTCCCCCGTGTGGCCAAGCTGGCGCGGCAGTATCTGTGCATCCCCGCCACCAGCGCGCCGTCCGAGCGAGCGTTCAGCACCGACGGCAACATGGTAACCTGCCACAGGGCCGCGCTCAAGCCGGATGCCGTCGACCGGCtggttttcctggctcaaaatcTGTAA